A part of Chlamydiales bacterium STE3 genomic DNA contains:
- a CDS encoding Histone-like developmental protein (Product derived from UniProtKB/Trembl:F8L2H6;Gene name derived from UniProtKB/Trembl:F8L2H6) codes for MALKDTIKQMRELLNGIAHDLEKADGGNKAASQRVRTGTVKLEKIAKHYRKESIKSEKTTKGPKKASSAKKAPAKKAAPASKKPVATKKPAPKKTVKANPKAKIHKARPSALSFKKPTAKLPSRRAFR; via the coding sequence ATGGCATTGAAAGATACCATAAAACAGATGAGAGAGCTATTAAACGGCATTGCACACGATCTCGAAAAAGCTGATGGGGGCAACAAAGCAGCTTCCCAGCGTGTCCGTACAGGAACAGTAAAGCTTGAAAAGATTGCAAAACATTACCGTAAAGAATCTATCAAGAGCGAAAAGACAACGAAAGGTCCTAAAAAAGCATCTTCTGCTAAAAAAGCGCCAGCAAAGAAAGCAGCTCCTGCTTCTAAAAAACCCGTAGCCACAAAAAAGCCAGCCCCCAAAAAAACAGTAAAAGCAAACCCTAAAGCTAAAATTCATAAGGCAAGACCAAGCGCCTTATCGTTTAAAAAGCCTACCGCAAAGCTCCCAAGCAGAAGAGCCTTTCGCTAA
- a CDS encoding Uncharacterized protein (Product derived from UniProtKB/Trembl:F8L2H5), which translates to MNKFLNFQLLTGSILFFASLKLFAEPSARDLYQAGLYEDAARVYEKFPEQEGFLDKESLAKCYFASRKFQEVIQLLANEKTSEEGKYLLALAYQQLHQHMEALSLLELLSKDENISYSLAESYFYVKNYSCAKKLFLECLLKQEFRIKERSALFLIKIDVEQGDYEEAENKICAYRDAHASPEFLANLSYLQGDLFFRKKQYKKAVDCFEAILPKRNQKIASWYMETLYQLGWSYLKLAEQIPESSKSYFEKAEYAFSELSENAPQEKVFLSYAEALLLKGKSFGDAAAYEKANKLLNDVSWMMTQESRNTAFLMKARAALNYEDREKRYAAMAELLDNPLIADTWYERGMNEWEEAQATRSKTFNELANKHCRKAVSYFKRAVELYSEESLQKVLALKHLAAAYFSLSSEEDIVESVSYLSSCIDSQGFNLFEDPLEIYYLRAFAQCEIKAHTDLEKACSDLEKGLKSYSKGAFVDKSILLLAKMYFLNKEYEAAEKIFLSIPDQFPHSESAAQAYYGASLCAKAANKREDLIRAYKKRVFDLYPESAIAPECFFNFYSYAEYLQGDRKALKHLQMTRERYPKSPFILNASYLIGMDLKRDRKSIQGKWVSKKNLTQAIEAFLNVETDFEALYTASLIPPGKLAYYLTLRYRSILERALANFTIAEESKGAKRQIYLEYASEVYKKILDEFRLSHPFSKVIRKNELFSKFEEESYYYLVKIYWQLGRFEQAEQAFQEAMARYQKADVTKSYFLAKLTMERGFYAFEQKAFFDALIYFRNAREAGHGNILNSEDLLDLLIYQGRCLQALGELEEAMLLLAQVINCDVASSLRVKAMFVRAEIYEQQGKPQLAKRQLETIVAKGGDWAQKAQEKLEKDYGFY; encoded by the coding sequence ATGAACAAATTTTTAAATTTTCAACTATTGACTGGCTCTATCCTATTTTTCGCTTCTCTGAAGCTTTTTGCAGAGCCTTCTGCGAGAGATTTGTATCAAGCGGGTCTTTATGAAGACGCGGCAAGAGTTTATGAAAAATTTCCTGAACAAGAAGGTTTTTTAGATAAAGAGTCTTTAGCCAAATGTTATTTTGCTTCGAGAAAATTTCAAGAAGTTATCCAACTGCTTGCTAACGAAAAAACAAGTGAAGAAGGAAAATACCTTTTAGCCTTAGCTTATCAACAACTCCATCAGCACATGGAAGCTCTTTCTTTATTGGAATTGCTATCCAAAGATGAAAATATTTCCTATAGCCTAGCAGAGAGTTATTTTTATGTGAAAAACTACTCTTGCGCTAAAAAGCTGTTTCTTGAATGCCTTTTAAAACAAGAGTTTCGAATTAAAGAACGGTCTGCTCTTTTTTTAATTAAAATAGATGTGGAACAAGGGGATTATGAAGAGGCAGAGAATAAAATCTGCGCTTATCGAGATGCGCATGCCAGTCCCGAATTTTTAGCAAATCTTTCCTATTTGCAAGGAGATCTTTTTTTTAGAAAGAAGCAATACAAGAAAGCAGTGGATTGTTTTGAGGCAATTTTACCAAAGAGAAATCAAAAAATCGCTTCTTGGTACATGGAAACTCTTTATCAGCTGGGCTGGAGCTATCTCAAGCTAGCAGAACAGATTCCAGAGAGCAGTAAGAGCTATTTTGAAAAGGCAGAGTATGCTTTTTCAGAACTTTCAGAAAATGCCCCTCAGGAAAAAGTTTTCCTCTCCTATGCCGAAGCTTTGTTGTTGAAAGGCAAATCTTTCGGCGATGCAGCGGCTTATGAAAAGGCGAACAAACTTTTAAACGATGTTTCTTGGATGATGACCCAGGAAAGTAGAAATACAGCTTTTTTAATGAAAGCAAGAGCTGCTTTAAATTACGAAGATAGGGAGAAACGTTATGCTGCTATGGCTGAGTTATTAGACAATCCATTGATTGCAGACACTTGGTATGAGCGCGGCATGAATGAATGGGAAGAGGCACAAGCCACCCGATCGAAAACATTCAATGAATTAGCAAACAAACATTGTAGAAAAGCCGTAAGCTATTTTAAGCGTGCTGTTGAACTTTATTCAGAAGAATCCTTGCAAAAGGTTTTGGCTTTAAAGCACCTTGCAGCAGCTTATTTCTCTTTAAGTAGTGAAGAAGATATTGTAGAATCTGTTAGCTACTTGTCTTCTTGTATTGACAGTCAAGGATTTAATCTCTTCGAAGACCCTCTTGAAATCTATTATTTAAGAGCTTTTGCCCAATGTGAAATTAAAGCGCACACAGATTTAGAAAAAGCATGTTCTGATTTAGAAAAAGGTCTAAAGAGTTACTCTAAAGGAGCCTTTGTCGATAAAAGCATTCTTCTTTTAGCTAAGATGTATTTTTTAAATAAGGAATATGAGGCTGCTGAAAAAATTTTCTTGTCGATTCCCGATCAATTTCCTCATTCAGAGTCTGCAGCTCAAGCTTACTATGGGGCAAGCCTTTGTGCAAAAGCAGCAAATAAAAGAGAAGACCTTATTAGAGCGTATAAAAAGCGCGTGTTTGACCTCTATCCAGAAAGTGCCATTGCCCCAGAGTGCTTTTTTAATTTTTATTCGTACGCAGAGTACCTGCAAGGGGATCGCAAAGCATTAAAACACCTTCAAATGACGCGAGAGCGTTATCCAAAATCTCCCTTCATTTTGAATGCTTCTTATCTTATCGGGATGGACTTAAAAAGAGATCGCAAGTCAATCCAAGGGAAATGGGTGAGTAAAAAAAATCTCACTCAAGCCATTGAAGCTTTTTTAAATGTGGAAACAGATTTTGAGGCATTGTATACCGCATCGTTAATCCCCCCTGGGAAATTAGCCTACTACTTAACATTGCGTTACCGTTCTATCCTTGAAAGAGCTTTGGCCAATTTTACTATTGCAGAAGAATCAAAAGGTGCTAAAAGGCAGATTTATTTAGAGTATGCAAGTGAAGTGTATAAGAAAATACTCGATGAGTTTCGCTTAAGTCATCCTTTTTCAAAAGTCATTAGGAAAAATGAGCTTTTTTCAAAGTTTGAGGAAGAAAGCTATTACTATCTTGTAAAAATTTATTGGCAACTAGGTCGTTTTGAGCAAGCAGAACAAGCTTTTCAAGAAGCAATGGCACGATATCAAAAGGCAGATGTAACGAAAAGTTATTTTCTTGCTAAGCTAACTATGGAGCGGGGATTTTATGCTTTTGAGCAAAAGGCTTTTTTCGATGCCCTTATCTATTTTAGGAATGCCAGGGAAGCAGGTCATGGGAATATTTTAAATAGTGAAGATCTCCTCGATCTGCTTATCTATCAGGGGCGTTGTTTACAAGCTCTTGGAGAACTTGAAGAAGCGATGTTGCTGCTCGCGCAAGTCATTAATTGTGATGTTGCTTCTTCACTGCGTGTGAAGGCGATGTTTGTGAGAGCAGAAATTTACGAGCAGCAGGGAAAACCTCAGTTGGCAAAGAGACAGCTAGAAACAATTGTGGCTAAGGGGGGCGATTGGGCTCAGAAAGCACAAGAAAAATTGGAAAAAGATTATGGTTTTTATTGA